From the genome of Gemmatimonadota bacterium:
TGCAGGTGTTCCAGCATCATCTCACCCATTTCGGCGCAACGCGCGACGAGATCATGACGTTCGACGTATTCCTGCACGGCCAGCGCGGTGGCGCAGGAAAGGGGATTGCCGCCGTAGGTATGGCCATGTACGAAGGCCGGCGCGGTTTCATAGATTGTCTCGTAAATCTCGTCCCGCGCTATCGTCGCGGCGATGGGTGTGTATCCGCTGCTCAGGCCCTTCCCGGTAGCCATCAGGTCCGGGATGACACCCCAGTGGTCGATCCCGAAGTCAACCCCGGTCCTTCCGTACCCGGTGACGACCTCATCTATGATCAGGAGAATCCGGTAGTGATCGCAGAGGTCCCTTACCTTGCTGAAGTAATCGTCCGGCGGCGCCAGTCCGGCCGCGGAGGTTCCCAGGACAGGTTCGACGATGAAGGCGGAAATGTACTCTGCGCCGATCTGGCGGATCACGCGTTCCAGTTCGTCGATGCTGTGTTGCGCTATGTGAGGGAAATCCAGCAGGTACGGCGTGTAGTCTTTCCGCCAGGCCGACCGGCCCGACATGGACAGGGCGCCGATTGTATTGCCATGCCAGCTCTGCCAGCATGAAATGACCTGGTACTTGGACGGGTTGCCGGATTCCAGGTGGTATTTCCGCGCGATCTTCAGCGCCGCTTCCGTGGCCTCCGACCCGCCGGACACAAAAAACACCCGGCCCATTCCCTCCGGGGCCATATCGGTGATCTTCCGGGCCAGGTCGATCTGCGGCTGGCTGATGAACTGGCCGTAAGCGAATGCGACCTTCCGGGCCTGACCGGCCATGGCCTCCGCGATTTCTTCCACGCCGTGGCCTATGCTGACCACATGCACGCCGGCACAGGCATCCAGGTAGGCCTTGCCGTCGGTATCATAAAGGTAGCATCCGCTGCCGTGTGAAATCCGCGGCCAGTGGTCCTTCCGCGCACGGTGGAAGATTCGCTCCTTCGGTTCGCTTCGACCGTCCATGTACTCTCCAGGAATCGCGCGTGCTGCCCGTAATTGGTATGGGAGACCCGGCCGCTTACCTCAGGATGCGCTGGTCGCTGAGGTCCTTGCCCCCGACGGTCTCCATGATACTTGCGGCCGGGAAGGCGATTTGCTCCAGACCCGCTAATGCGTTTACGATATGGTACTGCGTGGGCAGGTCCCGCCATTCCGCCCGTTGGAACCGCACCCTTCCCCGGACTGTTCGTTGCGCCGTCACCCTGCGGTTCGGGGTGGCGGACGGGGTCAGTACGGCGTATTCCGCGTCGGCCTCGTCCCAATCTCCGGTCCGTGGTATGTATTTGTAATGCAGGGTTCCGGTCAGCTCGGCGTCCTCCGCCGCGGCTACATCGGGGCCATTGGTCTCGGCCGCGGCTTCACCGGTCGGCGCCGCGGGCGGCGATTCCATTTCCGACAGGTTCATTTCCATGAAGCGGAATCCGAGCCAGTCCGCCGTACAATGCGTCTCGCCGTTCAGCACGGACGGCGGCGGGATCGCGCAGTATATCTTCGAGAAACCGAGCTGTTCCCTCCCGGTGAGAATCGGATCGGCCAGATTCTCCCACAACACCGCGAGGAAGGGGCCGCGGGCCCGGTCCCGTTCCCCCCTGTACTCGGCCGGGAA
Proteins encoded in this window:
- a CDS encoding aminotransferase class III-fold pyridoxal phosphate-dependent enzyme, which translates into the protein MDGRSEPKERIFHRARKDHWPRISHGSGCYLYDTDGKAYLDACAGVHVVSIGHGVEEIAEAMAGQARKVAFAYGQFISQPQIDLARKITDMAPEGMGRVFFVSGGSEATEAALKIARKYHLESGNPSKYQVISCWQSWHGNTIGALSMSGRSAWRKDYTPYLLDFPHIAQHSIDELERVIRQIGAEYISAFIVEPVLGTSAAGLAPPDDYFSKVRDLCDHYRILLIIDEVVTGYGRTGVDFGIDHWGVIPDLMATGKGLSSGYTPIAATIARDEIYETIYETAPAFVHGHTYGGNPLSCATALAVQEYVERHDLVARCAEMGEMMLEHLQPLTERPMVSTVRGKGLLCGVEFAADKARGAPFDPALGVTGRVVREAFDRGVLIMPGAPGPVDGVYGDHVAISPPYTVNEDEVIRIASVLGEAVEAVERTL